A region of Flavobacterium album DNA encodes the following proteins:
- a CDS encoding type B 50S ribosomal protein L31: MKKGIHPENYRLVAFKDMSNDEVFITKSTADTKETIIHEGVEYPVVKMEISRTSHPFYTGKSKLIDTAGRIDKFKNKYAKFQK; the protein is encoded by the coding sequence ATGAAAAAAGGTATTCACCCGGAAAATTACAGATTAGTAGCGTTCAAAGACATGTCGAACGACGAAGTTTTTATCACTAAATCTACTGCTGACACAAAAGAAACAATAATCCACGAAGGAGTTGAATATCCGGTAGTGAAAATGGAGATCTCCAGGACTTCACACCCGTTCTACACAGGTAAATCAAAACTTATCGACACTGCAGGACGTATCGACAAGTTCAAAAACAAATACGCGAAATTCCAAAAGTAA
- a CDS encoding GlmU family protein, protein MNYILFDGPVRNALLPFTFTRPVADIRVGILTIREKWEKYLGYTTTTLTEEYLMEKFPMVEMEENVMINASFLPNEVLAEMVQALEANQAIFCGEDVIAFYTNDTQEEVDFDTYEIIDYTESCLRIENPWDIFAKNDAAIREDFELLTEGRTSQPIPASVNTIAPENIFIEEGAKLEFVTLNASTGPIYIGKNSEIMENSVIRGPFALCEEAQVKLGTKVYGATTVGPHSRIGGEVSNSVLFGYSNKGHDGFLGNSVLGEWCNLGADTNNSNLKNNYEEVKLWSYEKGIFAKTGLQFCGLMMGDHSKCGINTMFNTGTVVGVSANIFGSGFPRNFVPSFSWGGASGFTVYLPKKAFQTAKIVMSRRNIEFTEQDAAILEHVFETTKEWRKEE, encoded by the coding sequence ATGAACTATATTCTTTTTGACGGACCCGTGCGCAATGCGTTGCTGCCGTTCACCTTCACAAGGCCGGTGGCCGATATCCGCGTGGGCATACTTACCATCCGCGAAAAATGGGAGAAATACCTTGGCTACACCACGACCACACTTACTGAGGAATACCTGATGGAGAAATTCCCGATGGTAGAAATGGAAGAGAATGTCATGATCAATGCCTCGTTCCTCCCGAACGAAGTGCTGGCCGAAATGGTACAGGCGCTTGAAGCAAACCAGGCTATATTTTGCGGTGAAGATGTTATTGCTTTTTATACCAACGACACCCAGGAAGAGGTGGATTTTGATACCTACGAGATCATTGATTATACCGAAAGCTGCCTGCGCATTGAGAACCCATGGGACATCTTTGCAAAGAACGATGCAGCCATACGTGAGGATTTTGAGCTGCTGACCGAAGGCCGTACCTCGCAGCCCATACCCGCAAGCGTGAATACCATAGCCCCTGAGAATATTTTTATTGAAGAAGGCGCTAAGCTTGAATTTGTGACTCTTAACGCGTCCACAGGACCTATCTACATAGGTAAGAACTCAGAGATCATGGAGAATTCTGTTATCCGCGGACCGTTCGCCCTGTGCGAGGAAGCCCAGGTAAAGCTGGGTACAAAAGTATATGGCGCTACCACCGTGGGGCCGCACAGCAGGATAGGCGGGGAGGTAAGTAATTCAGTACTTTTCGGCTATTCTAATAAGGGGCACGATGGTTTCCTTGGAAACTCAGTGTTAGGCGAATGGTGCAACCTCGGCGCCGATACCAACAACTCCAACCTGAAAAACAATTATGAGGAAGTGAAATTGTGGAGCTATGAGAAAGGCATATTCGCAAAAACCGGACTGCAGTTCTGCGGCCTTATGATGGGCGACCACAGCAAGTGCGGTATCAATACAATGTTCAATACCGGTACGGTAGTAGGGGTAAGCGCCAATATCTTCGGCAGCGGCTTCCCGCGCAATTTTGTGCCGAGCTTTTCATGGGGCGGTGCATCAGGCTTTACGGTTTACCTTCCTAAAAAGGCTTTCCAGACGGCAAAGATCGTGATGTCAAGGCGTAACATAGAGTTTACCGAACAGGATGCCGCTATACTGGAACACGTATTCGAAACGACCAAAGAATGGAGGAAGGAAGAGTAA
- a CDS encoding thermonuclease family protein: MANRKRRSGSGIAVSLLMLGFALYFAFFRNAPNAPAPEKAPVEKPAKAKRPKEKGPARYLTVFEGKVIGIKDGDTFEILYDSIPERVRLAEIDCPEKSQAFGKNAKQFASDLCFGKTVTVASDGKRDRYGRIVGTITTKDGINVNEKLVKAGLAWHYKQYSKSKELAELENRAREKKIGLWADTNPEAPWEWRKGRRHR; the protein is encoded by the coding sequence TTGGCAAATCGTAAAAGAAGGTCCGGTTCAGGAATAGCAGTATCATTGCTGATGCTGGGTTTTGCATTATATTTTGCTTTCTTCCGGAATGCGCCCAATGCTCCTGCACCCGAAAAGGCACCGGTAGAAAAACCGGCAAAAGCCAAAAGGCCAAAAGAGAAAGGGCCGGCACGTTACCTTACTGTTTTTGAAGGCAAGGTCATTGGCATCAAAGACGGCGATACGTTTGAGATATTATACGACAGTATCCCCGAACGTGTTCGCCTTGCAGAGATCGACTGCCCCGAGAAATCACAGGCTTTTGGCAAGAACGCAAAGCAATTTGCCTCCGACCTTTGCTTCGGCAAAACGGTAACAGTAGCTTCCGACGGAAAGCGCGACCGTTATGGCAGGATTGTGGGGACTATTACTACAAAAGACGGCATAAATGTCAATGAAAAACTGGTGAAAGCCGGGCTGGCATGGCATTACAAGCAATATTCCAAAAGCAAAGAACTTGCGGAGCTTGAAAATCGGGCGCGTGAGAAAAAGATTGGCCTTTGGGCGGATACAAACCCCGAAGCACCTTGGGAATGGCGGAAGGGGCGAAGACACCGATAA
- a CDS encoding PepSY-like domain-containing protein: MKTKVNFQNTLAIILFLFAFTANAKTKSITTAQLPANAQDFLKKNFAKATVASAWEDKEMFDTDYKVQFSNGIEVEFDGNGNWEEIDGNHNAVPVSMLPSAITTYLSQHYKGQNVVQIDKKHWGYKVELASGIELEFNNAGKFLRIDD, translated from the coding sequence ATGAAAACGAAAGTAAACTTCCAAAACACATTAGCTATTATCCTGTTTTTATTTGCTTTTACTGCAAATGCCAAAACCAAAAGCATCACAACAGCACAGCTTCCTGCCAACGCACAGGACTTTTTAAAAAAGAATTTTGCCAAAGCAACTGTAGCCTCGGCCTGGGAGGATAAAGAAATGTTTGACACCGATTATAAAGTACAGTTTTCAAACGGCATCGAGGTAGAATTTGACGGGAACGGCAACTGGGAAGAGATTGACGGCAATCATAATGCTGTGCCTGTATCGATGCTTCCTTCAGCTATTACAACTTATCTGTCGCAGCACTATAAGGGCCAGAATGTAGTCCAGATCGATAAAAAGCACTGGGGCTACAAAGTAGAACTTGCCAGCGGTATCGAGCTTGAATTTAATAATGCAGGGAAATTTTTAAGGATTGATGATTAA
- a CDS encoding ATP-binding protein, translated as MEIYISENSISIKNTGDEKALDSNYIFKRFTRNSASEQSTGLGLSIVNSIIANYRLNVNYTFDGSHIFTITFPK; from the coding sequence ATTGAAATTTATATATCCGAAAACAGCATCTCCATAAAAAATACCGGCGATGAAAAGGCATTAGACTCTAATTATATATTTAAGCGCTTTACGCGAAATTCTGCCAGCGAGCAGTCGACCGGGCTGGGACTCTCTATTGTAAATTCGATCATTGCCAACTACAGGCTGAACGTAAATTACACTTTTGATGGCAGCCATATCTTTACCATAACCTTTCCAAAATAG
- a CDS encoding sensor histidine kinase — MKLRNYTLRYLIVALLGVIALWASLFYVVILDEVYDNIDDGLKNSKILIIRQAYADKSVLDTPEFGINQFKIVPLPKGQHDYSEKFESTFEFSEYDNEDQPVRLLKTVFNDPQGNPHLLTIRASMVEEDELMEDLMIALIALYVMLVISIAAINQIILRKVWKSFYLMLDKLKQYKLGTGAFTPPPSPVEEFKTLGRELEEMLRRNEEIYASQKQFIENASHELQTPLAISLNKLELFADNNQLPDEQMMELGKISDTLQRLVRLNRSLLMLSKIENRQYAEEELVDFNQLVKQLTEDFEDLIEYKGITITTDNSSQLYFTMNKGLAVTLLSNLFKNAIVHNRPGEPLKFIYPKTASP, encoded by the coding sequence ATGAAGCTGCGCAACTACACACTCCGCTACCTTATCGTGGCCCTGCTGGGTGTCATCGCGCTATGGGCCAGCCTCTTTTATGTGGTGATACTGGATGAAGTATACGATAATATTGATGACGGATTGAAGAACTCCAAGATCCTTATCATCCGCCAGGCGTATGCTGACAAAAGCGTTTTGGATACACCCGAATTCGGCATCAACCAGTTTAAGATCGTGCCTTTGCCAAAGGGACAGCACGACTACTCTGAAAAGTTTGAAAGCACTTTCGAATTTTCTGAATATGACAACGAAGACCAGCCGGTACGCTTACTGAAAACGGTTTTCAATGATCCGCAGGGCAACCCACACCTGCTCACGATACGCGCTTCAATGGTGGAAGAGGATGAACTGATGGAAGACCTGATGATCGCACTCATCGCGCTGTATGTCATGCTCGTTATCAGTATTGCCGCCATTAATCAGATTATTTTACGGAAAGTATGGAAGTCATTCTACCTGATGCTCGACAAGCTGAAACAATATAAACTGGGCACCGGGGCATTTACACCTCCGCCTTCGCCTGTAGAGGAGTTCAAAACCTTAGGCCGGGAACTGGAAGAGATGCTGCGCCGCAATGAAGAGATATATGCCAGCCAGAAACAATTCATCGAAAATGCATCGCATGAATTGCAGACCCCATTGGCAATAAGCCTGAACAAGCTGGAGCTTTTTGCGGACAACAACCAGCTGCCCGATGAGCAGATGATGGAGCTCGGCAAAATAAGCGATACATTGCAACGGTTGGTCCGCCTGAACCGGTCGCTGCTGATGCTGTCCAAGATCGAGAACAGGCAGTATGCTGAGGAAGAATTGGTTGACTTCAACCAATTGGTAAAGCAGCTCACAGAAGATTTCGAAGACCTTATTGAATATAAAGGCATTACCATAACTACCGATAACAGCAGTCAGCTTTATTTTACCATGAATAAAGGCCTTGCGGTAACACTCCTGAGCAACCTGTTTAAAAATGCCATTGTACATAACAGGCCGGGGGAACCATTGAAATTTATATATCCGAAAACAGCATCTCCATAA
- a CDS encoding response regulator transcription factor has protein sequence MKILIIEDEQGLREVIRESLEKEKYIVETAHDYISGLEKIGTYDYDCILIDIMLPYGSGLDLVRELKALRKKEAVIIISAKDAVDDKVAGLDLGADDYLAKPFHLAELHARIKSAIRRKSHDGDTAIVWNNMKLSPEQRTVFVDNTLLTLNRKEFDLLYYFMINPNRLINKTALAESVWGDHTDQADSLDFVYSQIKNLRKKLKDAGGEADIQAVYGMGYKMT, from the coding sequence ATGAAGATCCTTATCATAGAAGATGAGCAGGGGCTGCGGGAAGTGATTCGTGAGTCGCTGGAAAAGGAAAAATATATTGTAGAAACTGCGCACGACTATATCTCGGGCCTTGAAAAAATAGGCACCTATGATTACGACTGCATCCTCATTGATATCATGCTTCCGTATGGCAGCGGGCTCGATCTGGTTCGCGAACTGAAAGCGCTTCGCAAGAAAGAAGCGGTCATCATCATTTCTGCAAAAGATGCCGTGGATGATAAAGTGGCCGGACTCGATTTGGGTGCGGATGATTACCTCGCCAAGCCTTTCCATTTGGCAGAATTGCATGCAAGGATCAAGTCGGCAATACGCAGGAAAAGCCATGATGGCGATACCGCTATTGTGTGGAACAACATGAAGCTTTCGCCGGAGCAACGGACAGTATTTGTAGATAATACCCTTTTGACGCTTAACCGCAAGGAATTCGACCTGCTGTATTATTTTATGATCAACCCCAACAGGCTCATCAACAAGACAGCGCTGGCCGAATCGGTTTGGGGCGATCATACCGATCAGGCCGACAGCCTCGATTTTGTATATTCGCAAATAAAGAACTTACGCAAAAAACTCAAAGATGCCGGTGGCGAAGCCGATATACAGGCGGTGTACGGCATGGGCTATAAAATGACCTGA
- a CDS encoding ABC transporter substrate-binding protein: protein MKSLIYYISICCLLSLLIACSNNKTENRDNLVFRYNENAAVNSLDPAYAKIRPSIWVCNQLYNGLVQLDDTLGIQPDIAKSWDISPDGKTYTFTLRNDVYFHKNALFGKDSMRTVVAKDFEYSLNRLLDEDIAAPGRWILQNVENFHAVNDTVFEIKLSKTFPAFLGLLTMKYASVVPHEAFDKAGYDFRANPIGTGPFQFKIWEENVKLVLRKNPLYFEKDEKGVQLPYMEAVAITFLPDKQSGFLQFVQGKLDFVSGLDSSYKDEILTPKGELQPKYRKDVKMITGPYLNTEYMGFRLDGADKAVKDKRIRKALNYGFDRNKMILFLRNNMGIGATSGMIPSGLAGFGAKGYDFDLAKARALVADYKKQTGDNNPKIQISTSASYLDITEYLQREWQKIGLNVQVDVNPPSTLTQAISTGKVSFFKASWIADYPDAENYLSLFYSKNFSPGGPNYTHFKNEQVDKLYEAAFLETDDKKRQELYKQMDALLMEEAPVIPLFYDKASRFTRSNVSGLGINPLNLLVLKRVKKD, encoded by the coding sequence ATGAAATCATTAATATACTATATATCAATTTGTTGCTTGTTGTCACTTTTGATTGCGTGCAGTAATAACAAAACCGAAAATCGCGACAACCTCGTTTTTCGCTATAACGAGAATGCCGCCGTCAATTCGCTTGACCCGGCATACGCCAAAATACGCCCGTCCATCTGGGTGTGCAACCAGCTGTATAATGGTTTGGTGCAACTTGACGATACTTTAGGCATCCAACCCGATATTGCTAAGTCATGGGACATTTCGCCGGATGGCAAAACGTATACATTTACGCTGCGCAATGATGTGTATTTCCATAAGAATGCGCTTTTCGGGAAAGACAGTATGCGTACTGTTGTGGCAAAAGACTTCGAATACAGCCTGAACCGGCTTTTGGATGAGGACATTGCAGCACCCGGACGCTGGATATTGCAGAATGTGGAGAACTTCCATGCTGTAAACGATACAGTTTTTGAAATAAAGCTATCCAAAACCTTTCCGGCATTTTTAGGATTGTTGACAATGAAATATGCTTCGGTGGTACCACATGAAGCATTTGATAAAGCGGGTTATGATTTCAGGGCCAACCCCATTGGTACCGGGCCATTCCAGTTTAAAATATGGGAAGAGAACGTAAAGCTGGTGCTGCGGAAAAATCCGCTTTATTTTGAGAAGGATGAAAAAGGTGTGCAACTGCCGTATATGGAAGCTGTTGCGATCACGTTCCTTCCTGATAAGCAAAGCGGCTTCCTGCAATTCGTACAGGGGAAACTGGATTTTGTTTCCGGACTCGACTCTTCGTATAAAGACGAAATACTGACCCCAAAAGGTGAGCTTCAGCCTAAATACCGAAAGGATGTAAAAATGATCACCGGGCCGTACCTCAATACCGAGTACATGGGCTTCCGGCTTGATGGCGCTGACAAGGCAGTTAAGGACAAACGCATTCGCAAGGCATTGAACTATGGCTTTGACCGTAATAAAATGATACTATTCCTGCGAAATAATATGGGCATTGGCGCGACAAGCGGCATGATCCCGAGCGGACTGGCAGGTTTCGGGGCAAAAGGATATGATTTTGACCTCGCTAAGGCGAGGGCGCTCGTGGCCGATTACAAAAAACAAACCGGCGACAACAACCCGAAAATACAGATAAGCACCAGCGCTTCCTACCTTGATATTACCGAATACCTGCAGCGCGAATGGCAGAAGATCGGGCTGAACGTACAGGTGGATGTGAACCCGCCTTCTACCCTTACGCAGGCGATATCCACAGGTAAAGTATCTTTTTTCAAGGCCAGCTGGATCGCGGATTATCCCGATGCCGAGAATTACCTGTCGCTTTTTTACAGTAAGAATTTCTCGCCGGGCGGACCGAATTACACGCATTTTAAAAATGAGCAAGTCGATAAACTTTATGAAGCTGCTTTCCTTGAGACCGATGATAAAAAGCGGCAGGAACTTTACAAACAGATGGATGCATTGTTAATGGAAGAAGCGCCGGTTATCCCGTTGTTTTATGATAAGGCTTCGCGGTTTACACGGAGCAATGTTTCGGGGCTGGGGATAAATCCGTTAAACCTTTTGGTTTTAAAAAGGGTGAAAAAGGATTAA
- the mtaB gene encoding tRNA (N(6)-L-threonylcarbamoyladenosine(37)-C(2))-methylthiotransferase MtaB, translated as MEQKKKVAFYTLGCKLNFSETSTIARNFQDEGFDRVDFEEMADIYVINTCSVTENADKQFKQIVKKALKNNDKAFVAAVGCYAQLKPEELAAVDGVDLVLGATEKFKITDYINDLSKNDMGEVHSCEISEADFYVGSYSIGDRTRAFLKVQDGCDYKCTYCTIPLARGISRSDTLENVLKNAKEISQQNIKEIVLTGVNIGDYGKGEFGNKKHEHTFYELVQELDKVEGIERLRISSIEPNLLKNETIEFVSQSRTFVPHFHIPLQSGSNDILKLMRRRYLREVYTERVNKIREVMPHACIGVDVIVGFPGETDEHFLETYNYLNEMDISYLHVFTYSERDNTPAASMPGEVPNNVRAKRSKMLRGLSVKKRRAFYESQLGTTRTVLFESENKEGYIHGFTENYVKVKAPWNPELVNTLHEVTLTKIDDDGAVRIEFVQPVVEISKSVFEGLSA; from the coding sequence ATGGAACAAAAGAAAAAAGTCGCTTTTTATACGCTTGGATGCAAACTGAATTTTTCAGAAACGTCCACTATTGCCCGAAATTTCCAGGACGAAGGTTTCGACCGCGTCGATTTTGAGGAAATGGCGGATATTTACGTTATCAATACCTGCTCGGTTACCGAAAATGCCGACAAGCAGTTCAAACAGATAGTAAAGAAAGCGCTGAAGAACAACGACAAAGCTTTTGTTGCCGCCGTGGGCTGCTACGCGCAATTAAAGCCCGAAGAGCTTGCTGCTGTTGATGGTGTCGACCTTGTGCTTGGTGCCACCGAAAAATTCAAGATTACCGATTATATCAACGACCTTTCCAAAAACGATATGGGTGAGGTGCATTCCTGTGAAATATCGGAGGCCGACTTCTATGTGGGCAGCTACTCCATTGGTGACCGTACCCGTGCGTTCCTGAAGGTTCAGGATGGCTGCGACTATAAATGTACGTATTGCACCATTCCGCTGGCAAGGGGCATTTCGCGCAGCGATACCTTGGAGAACGTATTGAAGAATGCAAAGGAAATTTCGCAGCAAAATATTAAGGAAATAGTGCTTACCGGCGTAAACATAGGAGACTATGGCAAAGGCGAGTTTGGTAACAAAAAGCACGAGCATACGTTCTATGAACTTGTTCAGGAACTGGATAAAGTGGAGGGCATTGAGCGATTGCGAATCTCATCCATCGAGCCAAACCTGCTGAAAAACGAGACCATCGAGTTCGTATCCCAAAGCCGCACGTTTGTGCCGCATTTCCATATACCATTACAATCGGGCAGCAATGACATCCTTAAACTGATGCGCCGCCGCTACCTGCGTGAGGTGTACACCGAGCGTGTAAACAAGATACGCGAAGTAATGCCGCACGCCTGTATCGGTGTCGATGTTATTGTGGGCTTTCCAGGCGAGACTGACGAGCATTTCCTGGAAACCTACAACTATCTTAATGAGATGGATATATCGTATCTCCACGTATTCACCTATTCCGAAAGGGACAACACGCCTGCAGCTTCCATGCCGGGCGAAGTGCCGAATAACGTTCGTGCCAAGCGCAGCAAAATGCTCAGGGGATTATCGGTAAAGAAAAGGCGTGCTTTTTATGAAAGCCAGCTCGGTACCACCCGCACCGTGCTTTTCGAAAGTGAAAATAAAGAAGGTTACATCCATGGCTTTACAGAAAATTACGTAAAAGTAAAAGCACCTTGGAACCCCGAGTTGGTAAACACGCTTCATGAAGTTACATTGACCAAAATTGATGACGATGGTGCCGTACGGATCGAGTTTGTACAGCCTGTAGTGGAGATATCAAAAAGCGTTTTTGAGGGGTTGTCGGCTTAA
- a CDS encoding class I SAM-dependent methyltransferase → MIKFPDCPLCSSPASHYYTQITRDFLQCSNCRSVFLHPKDYLSPEAEKAHYLCHNNDPEDVRYQNFVRPVTNRILQDFSTHHKGLDFGSGTGSPILKILKDNDYDVVQYDLYFHNDAELLTQRYDYIACSETAEHFKEPYKEFKQLTNLLNPGGKLYVMTDRFEETRDFGTWFYKTDPTHVFLYHEKAFEWIREEFGFGELRIEGRVVVLGL, encoded by the coding sequence ATGATAAAATTCCCTGATTGCCCGCTGTGCTCGTCTCCTGCCAGCCATTACTATACCCAGATAACACGTGATTTTTTGCAATGCAGCAATTGCCGGTCGGTTTTCCTGCACCCGAAAGACTATCTTTCGCCCGAAGCAGAAAAGGCGCATTACCTCTGCCACAACAACGACCCGGAAGATGTGCGGTACCAAAACTTCGTGCGCCCTGTAACCAATCGAATATTGCAGGATTTCAGCACACATCATAAAGGACTGGACTTTGGTTCCGGCACCGGTTCGCCTATCCTGAAGATTTTGAAAGATAATGACTACGATGTGGTGCAGTACGACCTGTATTTTCATAACGATGCAGAATTGCTAACTCAAAGATACGACTACATTGCCTGCAGCGAAACGGCCGAGCATTTCAAGGAGCCGTATAAAGAATTTAAGCAGTTGACAAACCTGCTGAACCCCGGAGGAAAGCTATATGTAATGACCGACCGTTTTGAAGAAACGCGTGACTTCGGCACCTGGTTTTATAAAACCGACCCGACACATGTTTTCCTGTATCATGAAAAAGCGTTCGAGTGGATAAGGGAAGAATTTGGGTTTGGGGAATTACGGATCGAGGGACGGGTGGTTGTGTTGGGCTTGTGA
- a CDS encoding GNAT family N-acetyltransferase, giving the protein MEIKDNEFSRQFETMIDGKMLSVEYSIQERKLFLTKVNVPEGIDEEPNVTDLLKEIMEIAEEKRMRVMPTHPKVAAFFRKNPRYKELLPPGIRL; this is encoded by the coding sequence ATGGAAATAAAAGACAACGAATTCTCAAGGCAGTTTGAAACTATGATCGACGGCAAAATGCTGTCGGTGGAGTACTCCATCCAGGAGCGCAAACTGTTCCTGACCAAAGTGAATGTGCCCGAGGGCATTGATGAAGAGCCTAATGTAACCGACCTATTAAAAGAGATCATGGAGATCGCCGAAGAAAAAAGGATGCGCGTAATGCCAACACATCCTAAGGTAGCGGCATTTTTCCGTAAAAACCCACGGTATAAGGAGCTGCTCCCTCCCGGCATCAGGCTATGA
- a CDS encoding pirin family protein — MRSRLFPKSERGTANHGWLQANFSFSFGNYYNPEMVQFGMLRVLNDDTIAAGMGFGTHPHENMEIITIPLEGGLTHRDSMGNEETVRFGEVQVMSAGTGIRHSEMNASQTEQAKTLQLWIFPEKENVTPRYGQKSFDLENNRNSLVNVVSPEDKNDGNALWIHQQAFLHMGLFDAGQNFNYDIKIPGNGLYLFLIEGELEINGQAVHERDAFGAVEFETVAITTKAPSKMLAIEVPMQFKD; from the coding sequence ATGAGGTCAAGACTATTTCCTAAAAGCGAAAGGGGCACGGCCAACCATGGCTGGCTACAGGCTAATTTTTCATTTTCGTTCGGCAATTATTACAACCCTGAGATGGTGCAATTCGGTATGCTGCGCGTACTGAATGATGACACTATTGCTGCCGGTATGGGCTTTGGCACACACCCGCATGAAAACATGGAGATCATCACCATTCCTCTTGAGGGTGGGCTTACCCATCGCGACAGTATGGGCAATGAGGAAACGGTTCGCTTTGGCGAAGTGCAGGTAATGAGCGCCGGGACAGGTATCCGGCACAGCGAGATGAATGCCAGCCAGACCGAGCAGGCCAAGACCCTGCAGCTTTGGATATTTCCCGAGAAAGAAAATGTGACGCCACGCTACGGACAGAAGTCGTTTGACCTGGAAAACAACCGCAACAGCCTTGTAAATGTGGTATCACCTGAAGATAAGAACGACGGTAATGCGCTCTGGATACACCAGCAGGCCTTCCTGCATATGGGACTTTTTGATGCAGGGCAAAATTTCAACTACGATATTAAAATCCCCGGAAACGGACTGTACCTTTTCCTTATAGAGGGCGAGCTGGAAATCAACGGACAGGCAGTGCATGAGCGCGATGCTTTTGGCGCAGTAGAATTTGAAACGGTTGCCATCACCACAAAAGCCCCTTCGAAAATGCTGGCCATCGAAGTACCAATGCAGTTTAAAGATTAG
- a CDS encoding alpha/beta hydrolase, whose product MERIPVYFMPGLAASPKIFENIKLPDNQFECFFLEWFLPEGDEPLSHYAARMAQNIKHENPVLIGVSFGGVLVQEMTKFVNARKVLIISSVKCNGEFPRRMRFAKMTRAYRFFPTSLMQRVDWIAKFAVGNSMITKRLNLYEKFLSVRDKKYLDWAFKTIINWDCTEPAKGVVHIHGDADEVFPPKYIKDFIPVKGGTHIMILNKAKWLNENLPRLILAD is encoded by the coding sequence ATGGAGCGGATCCCTGTTTACTTTATGCCCGGTTTGGCGGCAAGCCCAAAGATATTTGAGAATATAAAACTGCCTGACAACCAGTTTGAATGCTTTTTTTTAGAATGGTTCCTTCCCGAGGGAGACGAGCCGCTTTCGCACTATGCTGCACGTATGGCGCAAAACATAAAGCATGAAAACCCGGTGCTTATAGGGGTATCTTTTGGCGGGGTACTGGTGCAGGAAATGACTAAATTCGTCAATGCCCGAAAAGTGTTAATCATATCGAGCGTGAAATGCAATGGCGAATTTCCCCGCCGGATGCGCTTTGCAAAAATGACCCGCGCCTACCGTTTTTTCCCGACCAGCCTCATGCAGCGCGTAGACTGGATTGCGAAATTTGCAGTGGGCAATAGCATGATCACGAAGAGGCTCAATTTATATGAAAAATTTCTCTCCGTAAGAGATAAGAAATACCTCGACTGGGCGTTTAAAACTATAATAAACTGGGATTGTACAGAGCCGGCCAAAGGGGTAGTGCACATACACGGCGATGCCGATGAGGTATTCCCTCCAAAATATATAAAGGATTTTATACCGGTAAAAGGCGGCACCCACATCATGATACTCAACAAGGCGAAATGGCTTAACGAAAACCTGCCCCGCCTCATATTGGCAGACTGA